In Candidatus Planktophila versatilis, the genomic window CATGGACTGATTACCCTTCGTCCAAGCACTGAGGAAGATGTTGATGCGATTTTTAAGGCCTGCCAGGACCCGCTCATTCCAGCATTTACGACAGTGCCTTCGAACTACACGATTGATCACGCAATCGAATTTGTGCGCAATGTCCCATTCGCTTTTGCAGAGCGCCGCGAAATGTTATTTATTATTGATTACGGAAATGGTGCTGATAAGAAATTTGCTGGAGAGATCTCACTTCATTCGGTCAATATTCGAAACCACACAGCTGAGATTGGTTACTGGATTGATTCCACTCAGCGTAGTAAGGGAATTGGCACTACCGCCACACAAATGATTACCGAACTTGGATTACATGAAATTGGATTCAAGCGGATTGAAGCACTGGTTGATGTTGATAACCACGCATCTCAGAAGTTGTTAATTAGCGCAGGCTATGAAAAAGAAGGAATCATGCGCAAGAAAGTCACCCGCGAGGATCGCGGGCAGATAGATATGGCACTCTTTGCAGCAACTGATTCAACATGGGGGAGGTAGATATGGAATCACTTGTCCTACTTGTCTCTGTCTTAGTTTCCGTAGTTTTATTCAGTGCACCTATTTCAATTCTCCTCTCCAGCCGAATAGCGCAATCGCTGACTAGCAATCTGGTGGCAAAGATTCTGCGTCGCGCTTTGATGGCCTTTGTCAGCGCTGTGGGTTCTTTTTTTTCCTTCTTCTTTATAATCAGCCCAATTCCTATGTTGCTGAAGATAATTTCACTGGCAGCTCTGCTTTTGAACATCTGGTCGGTCGACCGTGAATACGGTGGGCGATTGATGACTCGCTTTAAATCTATATTTGGAAAATCGGCATGATGAAGTTTTCGCGCGTTAGTCTCACATTTACTCTTTTATTCTCACTTCTTGCCAGCACCCCTTTTCTGCCTTCTACACACGCCGAAGAGAATGTGCCACGCAAGATTCTTACCGGATGGATCCCTTATTACTCAATGAAAACAGCGCTTCCAGATGTGCTCAACAATGTAGATCTGATTAAAGAGGTAATGCCATTCTGGTACACACTTAAATACAACGGGAAGACTAAGACTCCCCAAATTACCGACCTTTACGCACCGGCAAATCCAAGCGTGCCGATTTCGGTGCCCCTGACCGCACTTCGCAATGCCAATCTCCAGATTATTCCTACGATTACCGACGGAACCAGTGAAGGAGTCCTCGCAGGATTACTTAAGAGTCCGACATCACGCACGCAAGTAGTCAATGCAATTATGAGTCTAGTGCGTGTCAATAACTACGATGGAATTGATCTTGATTTTGAAGGATTCGCATTTGTTGATAAAAACACAACCTGGAAGGCCACTGCTCCGCTATGGACCGCATTTGTCAAAGAGTTAAGCGTTGCACTGCATGCGGAAGAGAAACTTCTCTCGGTAACTACGCCTTATGTGTTAAATCCTGCAGATAAGCAGAAGGGTTATTACGTATACGCCTGGGCTGCAATCGCGGATTCAATCGACAAATTGCGCATCATGACGTACGACTATTCGCCAGCAAGAGTTGGTCCACAGGGACCAATTACGTGGGTTGAACGGACATTGCAATATGCCATCTCAATCATGCCTGCATCGAAGGTGTTTGTGGGTGTCCCTGGCTATGGGCGAGACTGGGTAACGGCTGTTTCGGGAGTATGCCCAGCAAACGTTGCTAATTCAGTAAAGGTGGGAGCGAAAGCTGCAACATTCGTGATGCGTGATGCGCAATCACTTGCAGCTACTTATGGGGCAATACCAACCTATAACGAGCAGTTTGGTGAGGTCACTTTTACTTATCAAAAAGTTTATAACGGAACCACGGCCGGCGGGCTCGCGACAACTTGCACAGCATCGCGCACAGCGTGGTATCAAGACAATCGCAGTTGGGCGCTTCGAGCTGCACTTGTTACCAAATACCGCATAGGTGGAATAACAGCGTGGACATTTGGCATGGAAGAGCCACTCGCCATGGAAGCTATTCGAACAGTTGCAAAATCAATCGCTCCAGATCAAGTCAACGTTGTGACATCAGTTGATAAGAGTGAGATGAGCTATGGAACGCCATTCACAATTACTGGACAATTGAGCATTAAAGATAAGTCGCCTATTGCCAATCTTGCTGTCCGAGTCGAAGGAAAGTCTGTGGGTGAAAGCACTTGGCGCACCTTGGCAAATGCAATCACAAACGCAGAAGGCAACTTTGAAAAGTCATTGATTCTCGGCAAATCAACGTCAATCCGTGTTTATTCAGATGCAACGTGGGATAGGAGTGAAGGTCTTTCAGTTGAGATCCCAATCACCATCAGTAGACAGTTAAATCTCAGGGCCCCAACGACTGCTAAGTCTGGAACACAATTCCAGATTAGTGGCAATGTGCTTCCTCGCAGCGCTGATGCCATGGTGACCCTAGAGAAACTAATCGGGAAAGAGTGGCAATCTATTACTGAAACTGTACTCACTGATGCTCAAGGTAACTTTGTCATCACGGTCGCACCACAAAATCGTGGCGTGTATACCTTACGAACCACTGTGAGTGAAGACGCAAACTGGGCTGCCTTAACAAGTCAAACATTCAATATCATAATCCGATGATGGTGAAAACAGCGGATAAGGTCGAGGAAGAGATTCGTGCAATCTTTTCTAGTGATACGCCATGGGTCACCATTGTTTGGGATGACCCAGTTAACTTGCAGACCTATGTCACCTATGTGTTTATGGAACTTTTCAACTATTCCAAAGCTCGCGCCACTGAGTTGATGCTACAAGTTCATAATGAGGGCAAAGCTATTGTTTCCACAGGAAGTCGAGAAGAGATGGAACATGATGTCGCGCGCCTACATGAATACGGATTGTGGGCCACATTGCAACGCGGTGATCAGCTGTGACCGCTACGGAAGGTTTTAAGCGCCACGGGGATCATTCATACGTTGCACAATTTGCTGACAGTGAGAAAGAAGTGCTCCTGAATTTGTGTGAACAAATAATTGAACTTTTAGCAGAGCGTACAGACCATGGAAATGATGATCCACTGGCTGCAATGGTTGGAATTACATCCCATGATTCTCCACCCGAAGATGACGTGCTGCACCGTCTCTTGCCTAATGCATATGCCGATTCTGTCGATTCATCTGAATTTCGCAGATATACCGAATCAACTCTTCGCGCCAAGAAGCAGGCACATGCAGTTGTGATGCGCATACATTTAAAATCATCAGAGGATGGCACTATTGATTTAGATCACGACAATGCCAATGCCTGGCTTGGCGCGATAAACGATATTCGATTGGCACTGGGTGTGCGCCTTAAGGTGGAGAGTAATTCCAATGAACATCTTGAAATTCTCGCACCCGATGATCCGCTTCGAGGTGTCTATGCTGTCTACACCTGGCTAGGTTGGTTACAAGAAAGCCTTCTCTCAGCCCTGATTGATGATGCAGATTCGAAATCGCAACCTGAGAATTCTTAAGATGACTTCTTGTAAGATACACACATGACTCTAGAAATCTCTCGCACATTAGTCGATGCGATTCTTGAACAATCACGCGTTGAATATCCAGATGAATGCTGTGGCGTGATCTTGGGGCCAATTGGGTCAGATAAAGCTCTTCGGCATAAGCCAATGATCAATGCAGCACATTCGCCTACTTTTTATGAGTTTGATCCAAAAGATCTTTTAGCACTTTACCGCGAGGTCGATGATAATGATGAAGAGATTGTTGTTATCTATCATTCGCATACAGAGACAGAGGCTTATCCCTCTCGAACCGATATCGCCTACGCCGGAGAACCGGGTGCACACTACGTCTTGGTTTCTACCCGCAAAGAGATTGCAACAACTCCAGAATTCCGTTCATATCGCATCATTGATGGGGTAGTGACCGAAGAGCCAGTCACCATTCTCGAGTAGGAAATCTCGATTAGAGATAGCGCCGATTTTTCGACATAATTACGCCATGGCTATTGAAGTTCGCATCCCAACGATATTGCGCCCCTATACAAAAGATCAGAAAACAGTAGAGGCTCAAGGTGTAACCCTTGCTCTCATCATTAGCGACCTTGATGCAAACTTTGCAGGAATGGGTGAGCGACTACTAGAAGATGGCGCACTACGTCGCTTCATCAATATTTATATCAATGATGAAGATGTACGTTTCTTAGGTGGGCTCGAGGCTCCGGTTAAGGATGGAGACTCCATCACAATTTTGCCTGCTGTCGCTGGTGGCTAAATTTGGCACGATATGACTCACTCGAATCATCGGTAGGAAACACACCTCTTATCGGTTTACCTCGCCTTTCACCGGCCCCAAATGTTCGTTTGTGGGCAAAGATGGAAGACCGAAACCCGACTGGTTCAATTAAAGATCGCACAGCTATATCAATGATTGAAGCTGCAGAACGTGATGGTCTCTTAAAACCCGGCGCAACAATCCTGGAACCAACAAGTGGCAACACGGGAATCTCACTTGCAATGGCTGCCAAAGTTCGTGGATATAAATTGATTTGCGTGATGCCAGAGAACACCAGCCCAGAACGCAGGCAGTTACTGGAG contains:
- a CDS encoding GNAT family N-acetyltransferase; this encodes MIWWPAQIPTLSHGLITLRPSTEEDVDAIFKACQDPLIPAFTTVPSNYTIDHAIEFVRNVPFAFAERREMLFIIDYGNGADKKFAGEISLHSVNIRNHTAEIGYWIDSTQRSKGIGTTATQMITELGLHEIGFKRIEALVDVDNHASQKLLISAGYEKEGIMRKKVTREDRGQIDMALFAATDSTWGR
- a CDS encoding glycosyl hydrolase family 18 protein, whose amino-acid sequence is MMKFSRVSLTFTLLFSLLASTPFLPSTHAEENVPRKILTGWIPYYSMKTALPDVLNNVDLIKEVMPFWYTLKYNGKTKTPQITDLYAPANPSVPISVPLTALRNANLQIIPTITDGTSEGVLAGLLKSPTSRTQVVNAIMSLVRVNNYDGIDLDFEGFAFVDKNTTWKATAPLWTAFVKELSVALHAEEKLLSVTTPYVLNPADKQKGYYVYAWAAIADSIDKLRIMTYDYSPARVGPQGPITWVERTLQYAISIMPASKVFVGVPGYGRDWVTAVSGVCPANVANSVKVGAKAATFVMRDAQSLAATYGAIPTYNEQFGEVTFTYQKVYNGTTAGGLATTCTASRTAWYQDNRSWALRAALVTKYRIGGITAWTFGMEEPLAMEAIRTVAKSIAPDQVNVVTSVDKSEMSYGTPFTITGQLSIKDKSPIANLAVRVEGKSVGESTWRTLANAITNAEGNFEKSLILGKSTSIRVYSDATWDRSEGLSVEIPITISRQLNLRAPTTAKSGTQFQISGNVLPRSADAMVTLEKLIGKEWQSITETVLTDAQGNFVITVAPQNRGVYTLRTTVSEDANWAALTSQTFNIIIR
- the clpS gene encoding ATP-dependent Clp protease adapter ClpS, whose product is MVKTADKVEEEIRAIFSSDTPWVTIVWDDPVNLQTYVTYVFMELFNYSKARATELMLQVHNEGKAIVSTGSREEMEHDVARLHEYGLWATLQRGDQL
- a CDS encoding DUF2017 domain-containing protein, producing the protein MTATEGFKRHGDHSYVAQFADSEKEVLLNLCEQIIELLAERTDHGNDDPLAAMVGITSHDSPPEDDVLHRLLPNAYADSVDSSEFRRYTESTLRAKKQAHAVVMRIHLKSSEDGTIDLDHDNANAWLGAINDIRLALGVRLKVESNSNEHLEILAPDDPLRGVYAVYTWLGWLQESLLSALIDDADSKSQPENS
- a CDS encoding Mov34/MPN/PAD-1 family protein encodes the protein MTLEISRTLVDAILEQSRVEYPDECCGVILGPIGSDKALRHKPMINAAHSPTFYEFDPKDLLALYREVDDNDEEIVVIYHSHTETEAYPSRTDIAYAGEPGAHYVLVSTRKEIATTPEFRSYRIIDGVVTEEPVTILE
- a CDS encoding MoaD/ThiS family protein, translating into MAIEVRIPTILRPYTKDQKTVEAQGVTLALIISDLDANFAGMGERLLEDGALRRFINIYINDEDVRFLGGLEAPVKDGDSITILPAVAGG